One Lentimicrobiaceae bacterium genomic window, GTCGCTATGGTCGCCGAAGATAGAAAGAGCCTGGGCGGCTAAGCTACGAGCCGATACATGAAACACTGCCGGAAGAAGCTCACCGGCGATTTTATACATATTAGGAATCATCAGTAATAAACCCTGAGACGCGGTGTAGGTAGTGGTAAGTGCACCGGATTGCAACGATCCGTGTACGGCTCCGGCGGCTCCGCCTTCGCTCTGCATTTCTAACACTCTAACTGTTTCGCCGAAGATGTTTTTCTTGCCAGCGGCAGCCCATTCATCAACATATTCAGCCATTGTGGAGGAAGGTGTGATAGGATAAATAGCTGCTACTTCGCTAAACATATATGCTATATGCGATGCGGCGTAGTTACCATCACAGGTTACAAAATTTTTCTTTTTTTCCATTGTGCTATATTATTTTAAGAACCTTATTTTCAAGCAATCCTTATCTAATTTAAATTGCGGGGCAAAAGTAATAAATATAATTGTATAAGATGAGGGACACACTTTTATTTTTTTGTAAAACGCTTCCCTTTATTTTAAAAGAAACCCTTTTAACAGTGGCTTTTACAAAGGATACTATTTAAAATAGCACAATAATAGTGTAGCAAATACACGCCTTAGAAAGATGCATAAACTTACTCAGGAGACCCCGGATACTCCAAAGCAGAGGTACATTGGGTGCCCTATTAAAATCATTGCTATTTTTGCATTTATTGGTACTTTTTAAAACACAGTTATATGATAAAGACATTCATCAGCAGCATCTCTGGCAACGAATTCCCGGTAACGGAAAAGGTTGCCGGCAAAACCATCCGCAAAACCATCCTCGACCTGATACAAGAAGATCACCCCGAATTTACTGCAACCGGCTCCATCTCTATCAGCGAGATGAATTATTACAGGGAAAAATATATTTCTGATTACCTTGTGAAGGAAGTAGGTCAACTTAGCGAACTGGAAAATACGGTACTTGTTTCGCTGAAGAATTATAGCACCATTACGGATAAAGTGGATGGCGACGAGCAGCAGAATCTCACCTTTGGGCAAAGGGTTGCTGATAAGGTTGCCGACTTTGGTGGAAGCTGGATTTTCATCATCTCCTTTATCTCATTCCTGCTGGCATGGATAGCCATGAATGCATTCTGGCTGGCAAACAGGGGTTTTGATCCATTTCCCTTCATACTGCTGAATCTTATTCTTTCGTGCGTGGCAGCATTGCAGGCCCCGGTGATTATGATGAGCCAGAACCGCCAGGAAGAGAAAGACCGCGACCGGGCCAAGAAGGACTATATGATCAATCTGAAATCGGAAATAGAAATCAGGATAC contains:
- a CDS encoding DUF1003 domain-containing protein; amino-acid sequence: MIKTFISSISGNEFPVTEKVAGKTIRKTILDLIQEDHPEFTATGSISISEMNYYREKYISDYLVKEVGQLSELENTVLVSLKNYSTITDKVDGDEQQNLTFGQRVADKVADFGGSWIFIISFISFLLAWIAMNAFWLANRGFDPFPFILLNLILSCVAALQAPVIMMSQNRQEEKDRDRAKKDYMINLKSEIEIRILHEKVDHMIMHQQQELVEIQKVQIDMLNDILSRMEEKKPGA